A genomic region of Kribbella sp. NBC_00382 contains the following coding sequences:
- a CDS encoding glutamate synthase-related protein, with protein MAILHAETFPEAAVRSRAKTGAADAFPPADQYGQALFGAETGGPEPTCPIDRLRLVPPVFVPQRFAKLLELAREPVYRDVVLETTIGGFRSALPLYISAFGSTEAASVALGIAASRQAGRLGIPMVVGENVMPVNSYGRLEEDAERSLLGRISAYQAEALDGYGGVVVQQSTEDADAEVWNLVYSDPNALSLLQSGRLAFELKVGQGAKPGLGGMTLMGTEAAERLAEAYLLDPVVGNGQVLRSSSPGSFTAEILRQQIRLMRNNYPRARIWVKLPPARDVAEASRVAWDAGADAVTVDGAEGGTGWAPRAFLDQVGLPLGECLRRIEKSSECLLVSGRMWEGARVAKSLALGANAAGLGRAALISVDTDPDNGLVNLVECLALELQLIISALGKYHVEALDQEDVWSPSAY; from the coding sequence GTGGCCATCCTGCACGCCGAGACGTTCCCCGAGGCAGCTGTCCGAAGCCGGGCCAAGACCGGCGCTGCCGACGCGTTCCCGCCCGCGGACCAGTACGGGCAGGCGTTGTTCGGCGCGGAGACCGGCGGGCCGGAGCCGACCTGCCCGATCGACCGGCTCCGGCTCGTACCACCGGTCTTCGTCCCGCAGCGCTTCGCGAAACTCCTCGAGCTGGCCCGGGAACCGGTTTACCGCGACGTCGTGCTCGAGACGACGATCGGTGGCTTCCGGTCCGCGCTACCCCTGTACATCTCGGCCTTCGGCTCGACCGAGGCGGCCAGCGTCGCGCTCGGCATCGCGGCGAGCAGGCAGGCCGGCCGGCTCGGCATCCCCATGGTCGTCGGCGAGAACGTGATGCCGGTGAACAGCTACGGCCGGCTGGAGGAGGACGCTGAACGCTCCTTGCTCGGCCGGATCAGCGCGTACCAGGCCGAAGCGCTCGACGGGTACGGCGGTGTCGTCGTACAGCAGAGCACCGAGGACGCGGACGCCGAGGTGTGGAATCTGGTCTACAGCGACCCGAATGCCTTGTCCCTGTTGCAGTCTGGCCGGCTGGCGTTCGAGCTCAAGGTCGGCCAAGGCGCGAAGCCGGGCCTGGGCGGGATGACGCTAATGGGCACCGAGGCGGCCGAGCGGCTGGCCGAGGCCTACCTCCTCGATCCCGTGGTCGGCAATGGTCAGGTACTACGGAGCAGCAGCCCCGGCAGCTTCACCGCCGAGATCCTGCGGCAGCAGATCCGGCTCATGCGCAACAACTACCCGCGAGCCCGGATCTGGGTGAAGCTGCCACCAGCGAGAGATGTCGCGGAAGCCTCCCGAGTGGCCTGGGACGCCGGAGCAGATGCCGTGACCGTCGACGGCGCTGAGGGCGGTACCGGCTGGGCACCGCGCGCGTTCCTCGACCAGGTCGGCCTCCCTCTCGGAGAGTGCCTGCGCCGGATCGAGAAATCATCCGAGTGTTTGCTGGTCTCCGGCCGGATGTGGGAAGGCGCGCGGGTCGCCAAGTCCCTTGCCCTCGGCGCCAACGCGGCCGGGTTGGGCCGGGCCGCGTTGATCTCGGTCGACACCGACCCTGACAACGGCCTCGTCAACCTGGTCGAGTGCCTGGCACTCGAGCTGCAGCTGATCATCAGCGCGCTCGGCAAGTACCACGTCGAAGCACTCGACCAGGAAGACGTCTGGAGTCCGTCGGCGTACTAG
- a CDS encoding AfsR/SARP family transcriptional regulator, whose amino-acid sequence MDVPKLRLLDGFRAVVDQQTLSIPLSARRVVAYVALRGRSSRAEVAGTLWPEVSDSKAQACLRTALWRLRQLSEHPLVTGDETLRLDESLDVDVSTLVTAIRRVINDGECGADQGLLPTLATMGELLPGWYDDWVLLGRERLRQLQLHALELTAQALTCDGRYAEAIEAAMAAVRLEPLRESATRVLIEVHLAEDNVVEAIRRLEFFRKSLATELGVEPTAELVDLVRSRQTVSHARREMPDMLRRNRHLA is encoded by the coding sequence ATGGACGTACCCAAACTTCGGCTGCTCGACGGTTTCCGGGCGGTGGTGGACCAGCAGACACTGTCCATTCCGCTCAGCGCCCGGCGGGTGGTCGCGTATGTGGCGCTCCGGGGCCGGTCCAGTCGCGCGGAGGTGGCTGGCACGCTGTGGCCGGAGGTTTCGGATTCCAAGGCACAGGCGTGCCTGCGAACGGCTTTGTGGCGGTTGCGTCAGTTGAGTGAGCACCCGTTGGTCACCGGCGACGAAACCCTGCGTTTGGATGAATCGCTTGATGTAGACGTCAGTACGCTCGTCACCGCGATTCGCCGGGTGATCAACGACGGAGAGTGCGGCGCCGATCAGGGGTTGTTGCCGACGCTGGCCACGATGGGGGAGTTGCTCCCCGGCTGGTACGACGACTGGGTCCTGCTGGGGCGGGAGCGGCTGCGCCAATTGCAGTTGCACGCGCTCGAGCTGACCGCGCAGGCGTTGACCTGCGACGGCCGGTACGCCGAGGCGATCGAGGCCGCGATGGCAGCGGTGCGGCTGGAGCCGTTGCGGGAGAGCGCGACCCGCGTGCTGATCGAGGTCCATCTGGCCGAGGACAACGTGGTGGAGGCGATCCGGCGGCTGGAGTTCTTCCGCAAGAGCCTGGCCACCGAGCTCGGGGTCGAGCCGACCGCGGAACTGGTGGACCTGGTCCGCAGCCGGCAGACCGTCTCGCACGCCCGCCGGGAGATGCCCGACATGCTCCGGCGGAACCGCCATCTGGCCTAG